Below is a genomic region from Bacillus mycoides.
CGGCTTATCGTACGCATGCTGCGCAGCTAGGGTATACAGATGCATTTGTAGATGCTACAACTCAAGAAGCGCTATATATGACATTAACAAATTCTAACTTTAATGAACAAGAACATATTGATATGGCTATGAAAGTAGGGAAATCGGCTTTACGAGTAATGGAGTTATTAGATGAGGCACATACGAATCACTTTGGTGTTCCGGAGCCTGTTCAAATTACGCAGAACCATGTAGAAGGTAAGGCAATTGTAGTTACTGGTCATAATTTATTTGCATTAGAAGAGTTATTAAAGCAAACAGAAGGAAAAGAAATTAACATTTATACGCATTCTGAAATGCTACCAGCACACGGATATCCACAACTGAAAAAATATAAACATTTAAAAGGAAACATTGGTAAGGCATGGTATGATCAACGACGCCTTTTCGAAAAATTTATAGGTGCCATATTAGCTACAACGAACTGTGTTATGCCAATTAAAGGATCATACTCTGATCGATTCTTTTCATATGATATTGCAGGTTTAGAGGGTGTACAAAAAATTGAAAATGATGATTTTGCACCATTGATTCAAAAAGCGCTTGAACTTCCAGAAGTACATATGGAGTCGGATGAGCAGTTAGTAACAGGGTTTCATCATAATACAGTATTATCATTAGCTCCGGAAATTATTAATGCAGTAAAAGAAGGAAAGATTAAGCGTTTCTTTGTCATCGCAGGTTGTGATGCTCCGGGAAAAGGCGGAGAATATTATCGTGAATTAGCAACGTCGCTTCCGCCAGAAACGGTTATTTTAACAACTTCTTGCGGGAAATTCCGTTTTAATGATGTGAGTTATGGTGTTGTACCTGGTACGGAGATTCCGCGTTACATTGATTTAGGACAATGCAATAATTCAATTTCTACAGTGAAAATAGCGGCCGCTTTAGCAGATGCTTTCCAATGTGAAGTGAATGAATTGCCAGTAAGTATTGTCTTATCATGGTTTGAACAAAAAGCGGTTGCTATTTTACTTGGGCTATTTAGTCTTGGAATTCAAGATATTCGCATTGGTCCAAAGGCGCCTGAATTTGTTTCACCTGGCGTGCTTGATGTATTACAAGAGACATTCGGTTTAAAACTAATTACAACCGCAGCAGAAGACATGAATATGATGTTATCGTAACAAAAAGGATGTCCTATATGTAGAGTTGACTTTATAAAGAGTTTGTATGTATTCGCAAGCTCATGTATTAGATGCACAGGTGCATTAGTAGAAGAACAAAAGAATGATCCGTCTTTTTAATAAGGAGAGCTATCCACATTCATTAACTTCGGAATATTATAACGCCCAAAATAAAAATGCGGAATTTTTGTTTTGGGTATTTCCTTTTCTTAGCTGGATAGGTATGTGGTGAGATTTCTTAAGAAGAAAATAGGCAGTATCCAATAGATAATAGCGGATTTAAGAAAAAATTTAAAAATCGAGTTGACATTCCATCTACATAGTCATACAATGTAGTGGTAATGAGTAATACTGAATAGCGTAGTTTTTAAAAATATATTCAGTATCCAATAGGCAAAAGCGGATTTAAGAAAAAATTTAAAAATCGAGTTGACATTCCATCTACTTAGTCATACAATGTAGTTGTAATAAGTAATACTGAATAGTGAGGCTTCTCAAAAGCTATTCAGTAAAAATTAGCCTTAGTACTCTGTGATACTGAATATAAGTCAGACAGAATAGGGGGTAAAGGAGGATCAGAATATGGAAAATTTAACTGAAATGCTGAAAGGTTCGCTGGAAGGATGTGTTCTGGAAATCATTAGCCGCCGTGAAACTTATGGCTATGAGATTACCCGCCACCTGAATGAGCTTGGGTTTACTGAAGTCGTGGAAGGAACGGTCTATACCATCCTTGTGCGATTAGAGAAGAAAAAACTTGTGAATATTGAAAAGAAACCGTCAGACATGGGGCCGCCTCGCAAGTTTTATTCACTAAATGAGGATGGCCGTCAGGAGCTTGAATTATTTTGGAGAAAATGGGATTTTGTATCATCAAAAATTAACGTCTTGAAGTCAAACTAGCCTCATAAGATTAAATATTCGGCCGATATTTTGGGAGTTTCTTGTTCTGCTTTATAAAAAAGGAGGAAAAATAATATGTTGGAAATGTTCAAAAAATTAATTGGTGATAAAAAAGAGTACAAAATGATGATGGCACGGGTTGGAGCTCTGCCAGAGGACTATCAGTTTGTGTTTAAGAAAATTCAAAACTACATGTGGAATTTCTCAGCTGGTAACGGGATGGATATGCTACACATACAGTATGAACTAATCGATTTGTTTGAAGCCGGTGCGGCGGAAGGCAGACAAGTGCTAGAAATCACTGGGGAGGACGTGGCATCCTTTGCTGACGAACTAGTGGCAAACGCTAAAACTTATGTTTCCAAGTATCGTGAAGATTTGAATGAAAGTATCATGAAGCAATTGAGAAAAAAATAAATGCAACAGGTAATACCGACTGATTAGCTGGTTACAAATGTGAATTGACGCCATTGCTATTCAGTTATATTTTTAAATCAGTACTAAGTAATACAGATTATCAGTAATACTAAATAGAGGGTGTAGGCAGTCTATCTTTACAAAACATTTTTTAAGGAGGAAAAAAGCATGACCAATACAGCGATTTCTGTAAAAGGATTAAAAAAATCCTTTAAAGATAAGGAAGTGTTAAAAGGGGTAGATTTTGAAGTGCAGCGTGGCTCCATTTTCGCACTGCTGGGCTCAAATGGAGCGGGCAAGACGACGATAGTCAATATCCTCTCGACGCTGATGAAGCAAGATGGCGGCGAAGTAGGTATTTGTGGTTTTGACGTTCAGCGTCAACCGGATCATGTTCGTCAAAGTATCAGTCTGACAGGGCAGTTTGCAGCTTTAGACGGAATGCTCACGGGGAGAGAAAACTTGATAATGATTGCCAATTTGCGTGGAGTTTCTAGTCCTGCTCAAGTCGCTGATAATTTGCTTGCAAGATTTAGCCTGACTGATGCAGCCAACCAGAGGGCAGACCAGTATTCAGGTGGGATGAAGCGCCGGCTTGACATCGCGATGAGTTTGATCGGAACGCCAGCAGTCATTTTTCTCGATGAACCGACGACAGGGCTTGACCCTGAAGCGCGTATTGAAGTGTGGGATACAGTCAAGGAACTTGCCGGCGGCGGCACGACTATCTTGCTCACGACCCAGTACCTCGAGGAAGCCGAACAACTGGCGGACCGTATCGCTATCTTGCATGGCGGGAAAATTATCACGACTGGTACTCTTACAGAACTTAAAGAGATGTTCCCGCCAACAAAAGTGGAGTATATCGAGAAGCAGCCGACATTGGAAGAAATTTTCCTTGCGATCATTGGCAAAAAGGAGGAGATGTAAATGAAGAGCAAAACAGGGGTATTATTAGGGCGTTTAATGCGCAACATTATGCGCAGTCCGGATACAATTATTACGGTAGCGATTACGCCGATTATGATGATGCTGTTGTTTGTCTACGTATTTGGCGGCGCCATAAAGACAGGAACGGATAACTACGTCAATTATTTATTGCCGGGAATCTTGCTGATGGCTATCGCATCCGGTGTCGCTTACACTTCCGTACGGTTGTTTACGGATGTAAAGAGCGGGCTGATGGCACGTTTCATTACTATGCCTATCAAGCGTTCGTCGGTATTATGGGCTCACGTATTAACATCACTTGTTGCTAATGTGCTTACTATCGTGGTGGTTATCCTTGTTGCGCTCTTAATGGGCTTCCGTTCCAGTGCTAATATTCTGGATTGGCTCGCGGTAGCTGGAATACTCGGGATGTTTACGCTGGCGCTGACATGGTTGGCTATCATTCCTGGGTTGACAGCGAAGTCTATGGAAGGGGCGACAGCCTACTCGTACCCACTAATTTTTCTTCCCTTTATTAGTTCGGCCTTTGTTCCTACCGAAACTATGCCAAAAATTGTTCGTGCGTTCGCTGAAAACCAGCCTGTGACTTCAATCGTGAATGCGATTCGTGCCCTCTTATATGAAGGGACTGTTGGCAACGATATTTGGATTGCACTTGCTTGGTGTGTGGGCATTATGGTTATCGCTTACTTCTTCGCCGGCAAAGCATTTAAACGTCAGTTAGGGTAACACCACCAGTTCGGTGCACAATGGCAACTAAATCTTCTGGAATAATATATATATGGGAAAATGGATTTAAATCACATTAATCTTAGTTATTGCTATAATTGTTAGTATTCTTACTGGTTATGCAGTTGGTACGTAAGTAGGCTCAGACGTTGAGAAAAAGCAGACTGAGAGAGTTAAAAGGGGAGAGATAATATTTTGACCTCAATTCTAATTGCCATATAATAAATGCAATTTTTATACATGAAAAGCCCACCTATTTCCGTAGGTGGGCTATATCTTTACTACACAATTCGAAAGGATACTCTCTTTTTCTGAATATATAATTATCCATATTTAGAAAAAACTACACTTAATAAATATTACATATAGTAAATGGAAACTTATGGTGTAATTCTTTTAACAGGCTTAACATGATAACCATTATATAAGGTGCGTAGGCTCCTTTGAAAAAGTTCTTCTTTTCTGAAAAATGAATATTGATTCGTTATATGTAATAAAAATTCATGATAATAATTTTATGTTTTCTAAATTTATTCCTTTACATCAATGTGTATTATTTATTACAACAGCTTTCATGTCAAAGATAAGATGTGAAAGCAAAGGGAAATATAAGTATCTTTATAACGAGTTCCTAATATAATCAATGTGTTAACGAAAGGAACTCTGTATTATGTTTGCTTTTCTATTAACTAATACAGCTTCAAAAAATAGACACAATTGTTACATACCAATTGTAATTTATTATCTATTCATAATTCTGTTTATTCTGTCTTTCTAAAAATAAAAAAATATTAGACTCGCAAATATAAACGTTATAATGAGGGCGTCGAGAGGTAACCGATTACCTACGAAGAAAATATCAAACATTTTAAAATTGGACAGACTGAAACGATTAATTACAGAAAGGTGTGTGACCAGAAGGGGAATTTCTTCAAAATAGTTTAGTAGCAGCGGACATCGTATTAGCTGGTGTAAACAATATCATCAATGGAAGTATAGGGTTGGAGGATAAATGCCTCGCACATTAAGAGAGACAGCTTTAGGTGGAATCGTTTACAATATGGCGCATCTAGTAAGCGGTTCATTTTTTAAGAATGGTCTATATTCTTAAGCCTAAAAAGAGACGTAAGAATAGGATACAAGGGGGATTTATTATATGAATGGGAATACTGCAAAAAAAATAGAATTTCAAGCTGAAAATAATGCAGTGAAAAATGAGAACTATCTAGATCCTAAAAAGTGGCATAAACAAGATACTACTTGGGCATTGAGCCTTTTTGGAACAGCAATTGGAGCAGGAGTACTCTTTTTACCTATTAATGCAGGTTCAGGTGGTTTATTATCATTACTGTTAATTACGATACTTGCATTTCCTGTTATGTATTACTCACATAGGGCGCTTGCTAAAATGATATACGCTTCTAATTCTGCTGATCAGGGGATTACAGGTACAATTAGAGAGTATTTCGGAAATAAGGCAAGTATCATTTTTAACATAGTATATTTCGGCTCAATTTATACAATCGTACTGATGTATTCGGTTGCGCTTACAAATACTGCAAGTAGTTTTATCGTGCATCAATTGCACATGCCGGAGCCTCCAAGGGCCATTTTATCGCTTGTATTAGTGCTTGGTCTTATCGCTATACTAAATTTTGGTCAAGATATTACTGTAAAGATCATGAGTATGCTAGTGTATCCTTTCATAGCTTCTTTACTTTTTATCGCAATATCTTTGATCCCGCAGTGGAATACGTCAATGCTTAGTTTTTCAAGTGTTTCTACTGCTTCTACTGCTTCAACAGGAACAGGATATTTTGGAACGATATTGATGATACTACCAATCATCGTATTCTCATTTAATCATTCACCTATGATTTCATCATTCGTTGTGAAACAGAGGGCTACGTATGGAATAGAAGCTACTGATGCCAAATGTGCACAAATACAAAAGGTTTGTTATATCATGACATTCGTGGTTGTTATGTTCTTCGTCTGGAGCAGTACATTGAGTTTGACTCCAGAGGATCTTAAAATGGCAAAAGAGCAGAACTTATCGATCCTTTCATATCTTGCTAATGAGCTTAATTCGCCTGTAATCACTATTGCAGCTCCTATCATTGCTTTTGTGGCTATTACAAAGTCTTTCCTTGGCCATTATATAGGGGCATATGAGGTAATGCGTGACGTAATTATCAAGTTTGGAAAAACACGCGGAAAAGCTATCGAAGAAAAAACAGTTAAGACAATGATTCTTTCTTTTGTCGTATTAACATGCTGGTATGTTGCTTATGCAAATCCAAGTATTCTTGGAATCATTGATTCCCTTAGCGGTCCGTTAGTTGCTGCTATCTTATGTCTATTACCAATGTATGCGATTCGTAAAGTACCAGTACTAGCTAAATACAGAGGAAAAATGAGCAATGTGTTTGTCATTGTTGTAGGTATACTTACTGTCCTAGCAAGTATTAAGTCATTATTCTAATTCGTTATTGTTAGTTCAAGTGCTAAAATAGTGGGATATGAATAAAGAATGAAAGAGATTATGGATAAGATAAATCCACATTCGAATTTTAAACAAGTAATTTAATGAGGGTTAAACTCTAATATAAAAAGACATGAACAAAGATTAGTTCATGTCTTTTTTGTGTTGGCGTTATTACTAGAAGAGCGTTTAAAGTAGCGGTAGTAAATAAAATGTTTTTACTAGGTATTTGAATAGAAGTAACTGGCATCTAGTCAAACTCAATATTATTTTGGGTTTAACTGGTCACTGCTTATGGGCAGTATAAACATAATCTCTCTTTTAAACCTTCTAACACTTCTTCAGGCACTTCCTTGATTTTGATATCTTTACCTAGGAAAAGTAGCCAATTTGTTATTTCTGTTAATTCATCGAGATTGTTAACATTGATAAAAGTCTTTAGAATGGCTGTGGATTGGTAAGGATTAGTATAGGAAATAGAAAATTTTATAGGATGGTATTTTTTGAACTGGGCAATCGCTTTTGGACCAAGTTCAAGTACAAGGTTGATTGCCTCGTCCTTCTTACTTAGTTTTTCTAAAATTTTTTTCTTACTTAATCTCTTTTTCGTCGTATAGGGTTCGACATTGATGAGATGATCGACAGGGAGCATCTTCTTTTTTTCTTCTTTTATGTCAAAGGCTTCAATTATCCAATGGCTTTTTTCTTGATAAAGGTGTAGTAGATAAATTGGATAAGACTTGATTTCTTCCTCTTCTTTTACGGTAATCAATAAATGACTATCCAAAAGAAGGATTTGGATGAGTTTTTCTAACATAGGATGGGGGAGGTCAGAAAGCTCAAGTAGGTCAGGATTATGAGGGTTAGTTCCTTCAAAAAGCAAGATTTGATTTAAAAGAACAAGGTCATCCTGCTGGATTTCTGAGATGAGTCCTAGTAATTTTTCGGCTAAAGACTGACGACTCTTTAGATAGGGAAGTTGTTGATTTCTTGTGGCCATAAAGGCAATAAAAAGAGCTTTGACCTCATTATCAGTAAAGCGAACAACGGGCAGGATAGAGTTATGCATGACAAAATATCCTCCATCCCTGCCAACTTCAGCGACGAGCGGCATCCCCATGGCTTCAATTTCTCTAATGTCTCTAATAGCTGTCGATCGTGAGATGTTAAATTCTCGTATGATTTCAGAAATTGTAAAGTGGGAGCGGTTGTTAATATAGCGCATGATCGTATTAATCCGTTCAACTTTTTTCATGTTGGTCTCCTAAACAGTATCATTTTTTGACATGATTTAAAGATATTATAAACTCATCAAGTGAAAAGATAAATCGCTTGATTAATTTAAAAGTGAGGAAGGTTTTAAATATGAAAAATTATACAATAGAAGAAAAAGATAGCTTTATCGTGTTAGGTATTGGAACTGAACTTAAGAGCCACTATACAGACTTTGCGGGCATAAACAAGGAAAAGGCAGACTTTTGGCTGGCCGTCGAACAAGATGGAAGGTTGGACACTTTAAAAGCTTTAGCTACAAATGATTACATTTTTTCTGTGAGTGAAGCGGTGAATAACAAGATGATGTATTACGCTGGTGTCATGACAGAGGCAACGATACAAGAAGAATCTAGAGTTATCCAGTTTCCGAGGGGAGAATACCTAGTAGTTAAAGGGGAAGGCAATACAGCTGAGGAGCTAAGTAATAAGCTTACTGGTATTGCATTTGGTCAAGCATTAGCAGAAGAAAAAGATTTTGCCTATGTTGGTGGGCCAAATACAACAGTTGAGATGGGGCAGCGAAACGGCTTAGTATTTGGTGAAATATGGATTCCAGTTGTTAGGAAGTAAAGTATTAAAAGGAGAGATGGAATTGTCCGATATCGTTGATTTTAAAAACGTAACTACAGCTGGCATGGAGTCTTCACCTGTAGCAGAAGCACTTGCTGGTTTACGTGCCCATGAAGCACGTTACTTTATGAATAAATACAAGCATGAATTTACGGTTGTACCAGCTAGTGAAAGCGAGAAGACTCTTGATTATGTGAACCGCATTTTGAAAGAAGAACGTGATATTGAGTTTGCGGCAAAACCTTTAGAAACATCGTGTTTTCAAGTGGAAAATATTAAATTTGCCTATGTCTTCTATGAGGATGGTCTTGCAGTCAACGTCATGTATACGTTGGATAACCCAAAGAAGCGGGCCGTTGGATTTAAGCTTTCTGAGGGAATGGAGATACCAACGGAGTTAGTAGAGAAGTTTAAGTTTGCTAGACAGAAGTCTAAACTTGCTGGAACAATTCGAGGTTCGTTTTTTGTAATAAAAGGAGAATATAGTGTAAGTTGAAGAATCATTCATTTGTTATATTGAGTTATTTTTTTAAAGGCGCGATTAAGGCTAACAATCTTAAATTGTTAGCCTTTTTTTACATAAGTATAATATTCATAGTCTGCTACACACTACGTTCAGATAAAATAGAACGAAAGGAAATTACTGTAGGGTGGTGGTGGCGTGAGCAAAAAAAGGCTATTTGAGTTATTCTTAGTAACTTTTGCTTTACTATTCCTTCATGTAAGCACATTTACTAATGAAAAATTGAATGATAAATTTGGTAACTTTACCTTCTTTGTTGTATTTCTCATGTTTTATATCAACGTTGCATTTATAGAACGGTATTTTGATGATATACAAAAGTGGATTCGAAATATCACATTTCTTCTTGCCTTGTTAGTAGTAACTTTAATATCACTATGGATAGGTTACTTTTAAAGCCTTGTGATTAAGGAAATTTTGTTTTGTTATCTTTCCTTAACAACAAACAAGACGCCAACCAGATCATGGTAGCGCCTACTATAATATAATATCTTTTCTAGATATGCCTTTATCAAGAATCAAAGAATTTAATACCACTTAGTACAAAAGCATCAGAACTTGGGCTATAACCAACTAACTTTCTTGTTCCTTCAATATCAATTCGTTTAAACCTGTTGTTAGATACACCATGTAAAATTGAAAATGGAGGTAAGTTCTTTGCCGTCATCGACTTTAAGAGAAGGTCCATAAAATCTTCTGGGCTTAAGTATGCACTCATATCTCTAGCTGTTAGTGGTTTACCATATGGATTATAATCATCATATGCACCTATACGAATAGCAAGACTTTGTAACCCTTCTTCATAAGCAAAATAAGAAGCAACAGCCTCTGCAAAACACTTACTTACCCCGTACATATTTTTGGGCCTCGTGGGTGAATAAGCATGTGGTTGATAATCCAAAGGATAGCCTTCAATTGTTTGAGCACTGGAAGCAACTATCACTTTGGATACATTATTATCACTAGCAGCTCTAAAAATATTATAGGTTCCCTTTATATGATTTTCTAATAAGGAGCCATAAAAATCAGCATTTGGTGAAGGATTACCTGCCAAGTGTATAACTATATCTATACCTTTCGTAAATTCTTGACAAGCAGCTAAATCAGAAACATCTAAATATATGATTTCATGATTTGTATCTTTAAAAGTTTCTAAAGCAGATAAGTTAATATCTGCTAGCCGTAACTGGTAATTCCCTTGCTTATCTAGGAATCTTGTAACATCTTGGCCAATCCTACCTGCAGCACCTGTAACTAAAATTTTTTGCATTTCACTTCATCCTTCCATAAAAAATACATCCCTTGTCAAGGATCATATAATAGAGCATGCACTTATTGTATGTTGGTAATGGCATTAAATAAAACGAAGAAATATAATGGAGACATGAATAAAATTCATGAGGAGGACCATAGTGACTTTAACAAAATATGAAATATTTAACAAAGTGGCAGAACTCAATAGTTTTACAAAAGCTGCAGAAGTGTTAGGTTTCACCCAATCTGCTGTAAGTCATGCAATTAGCAGTTTGGAAAAAGAGTTTTCCTTTCCTTTATTTATTCGTAATCACTCTACTTTAACATTGACCAAAAATGCAGAGGAGCTTTTAATTACCGTTCGGAAAATTTTATACTATAACAACATGCTGAAGCAGGAAGTAGCCGCTATCAATGGGTTCCAAAAAGGAACAGTAAGAGTGGGGGTTTTTTCGAGTATTTCTAAAAACTGGATTCCTGGTATTCTTAAAAAAATGGAGGGAAAGTTTCCAAATATTGAAATCGAATTACTGGAAGGAAACTATGCTGAGGTTGAGAATTGGTTACAAAACGGGAGATTAGATTGTGGATTTATTAATAATGATACTTACTTTGAATCCTTTGAAAAATCCTTTGAAATCGTACAATTGAAGAGGGATCGACTTTTATGT
It encodes:
- the hcp gene encoding hydroxylamine reductase, with amino-acid sequence MFCYQCEQTPTGGCKVMGVCGKNETIASLQDTIVFGLKGIAAYRTHAAQLGYTDAFVDATTQEALYMTLTNSNFNEQEHIDMAMKVGKSALRVMELLDEAHTNHFGVPEPVQITQNHVEGKAIVVTGHNLFALEELLKQTEGKEINIYTHSEMLPAHGYPQLKKYKHLKGNIGKAWYDQRRLFEKFIGAILATTNCVMPIKGSYSDRFFSYDIAGLEGVQKIENDDFAPLIQKALELPEVHMESDEQLVTGFHHNTVLSLAPEIINAVKEGKIKRFFVIAGCDAPGKGGEYYRELATSLPPETVILTTSCGKFRFNDVSYGVVPGTEIPRYIDLGQCNNSISTVKIAAALADAFQCEVNELPVSIVLSWFEQKAVAILLGLFSLGIQDIRIGPKAPEFVSPGVLDVLQETFGLKLITTAAEDMNMMLS
- a CDS encoding PadR family transcriptional regulator codes for the protein MENLTEMLKGSLEGCVLEIISRRETYGYEITRHLNELGFTEVVEGTVYTILVRLEKKKLVNIEKKPSDMGPPRKFYSLNEDGRQELELFWRKWDFVSSKINVLKSN
- a CDS encoding DUF1048 domain-containing protein: MLEMFKKLIGDKKEYKMMMARVGALPEDYQFVFKKIQNYMWNFSAGNGMDMLHIQYELIDLFEAGAAEGRQVLEITGEDVASFADELVANAKTYVSKYREDLNESIMKQLRKK
- a CDS encoding ABC transporter ATP-binding protein, translated to MTNTAISVKGLKKSFKDKEVLKGVDFEVQRGSIFALLGSNGAGKTTIVNILSTLMKQDGGEVGICGFDVQRQPDHVRQSISLTGQFAALDGMLTGRENLIMIANLRGVSSPAQVADNLLARFSLTDAANQRADQYSGGMKRRLDIAMSLIGTPAVIFLDEPTTGLDPEARIEVWDTVKELAGGGTTILLTTQYLEEAEQLADRIAILHGGKIITTGTLTELKEMFPPTKVEYIEKQPTLEEIFLAIIGKKEEM
- a CDS encoding ABC transporter permease → MKSKTGVLLGRLMRNIMRSPDTIITVAITPIMMMLLFVYVFGGAIKTGTDNYVNYLLPGILLMAIASGVAYTSVRLFTDVKSGLMARFITMPIKRSSVLWAHVLTSLVANVLTIVVVILVALLMGFRSSANILDWLAVAGILGMFTLALTWLAIIPGLTAKSMEGATAYSYPLIFLPFISSAFVPTETMPKIVRAFAENQPVTSIVNAIRALLYEGTVGNDIWIALAWCVGIMVIAYFFAGKAFKRQLG
- a CDS encoding aromatic amino acid transport family protein, whose amino-acid sequence is MNGNTAKKIEFQAENNAVKNENYLDPKKWHKQDTTWALSLFGTAIGAGVLFLPINAGSGGLLSLLLITILAFPVMYYSHRALAKMIYASNSADQGITGTIREYFGNKASIIFNIVYFGSIYTIVLMYSVALTNTASSFIVHQLHMPEPPRAILSLVLVLGLIAILNFGQDITVKIMSMLVYPFIASLLFIAISLIPQWNTSMLSFSSVSTASTASTGTGYFGTILMILPIIVFSFNHSPMISSFVVKQRATYGIEATDAKCAQIQKVCYIMTFVVVMFFVWSSTLSLTPEDLKMAKEQNLSILSYLANELNSPVITIAAPIIAFVAITKSFLGHYIGAYEVMRDVIIKFGKTRGKAIEEKTVKTMILSFVVLTCWYVAYANPSILGIIDSLSGPLVAAILCLLPMYAIRKVPVLAKYRGKMSNVFVIVVGILTVLASIKSLF
- a CDS encoding helix-turn-helix transcriptional regulator; protein product: MKKVERINTIMRYINNRSHFTISEIIREFNISRSTAIRDIREIEAMGMPLVAEVGRDGGYFVMHNSILPVVRFTDNEVKALFIAFMATRNQQLPYLKSRQSLAEKLLGLISEIQQDDLVLLNQILLFEGTNPHNPDLLELSDLPHPMLEKLIQILLLDSHLLITVKEEEEIKSYPIYLLHLYQEKSHWIIEAFDIKEEKKKMLPVDHLINVEPYTTKKRLSKKKILEKLSKKDEAINLVLELGPKAIAQFKKYHPIKFSISYTNPYQSTAILKTFINVNNLDELTEITNWLLFLGKDIKIKEVPEEVLEGLKERLCLYCP
- a CDS encoding GyrI-like domain-containing protein, with protein sequence MKNYTIEEKDSFIVLGIGTELKSHYTDFAGINKEKADFWLAVEQDGRLDTLKALATNDYIFSVSEAVNNKMMYYAGVMTEATIQEESRVIQFPRGEYLVVKGEGNTAEELSNKLTGIAFGQALAEEKDFAYVGGPNTTVEMGQRNGLVFGEIWIPVVRK
- a CDS encoding DUF3963 domain-containing protein, with the protein product MSKKRLFELFLVTFALLFLHVSTFTNEKLNDKFGNFTFFVVFLMFYINVAFIERYFDDIQKWIRNITFLLALLVVTLISLWIGYF
- a CDS encoding NAD-dependent epimerase/dehydratase family protein; this encodes MQKILVTGAAGRIGQDVTRFLDKQGNYQLRLADINLSALETFKDTNHEIIYLDVSDLAACQEFTKGIDIVIHLAGNPSPNADFYGSLLENHIKGTYNIFRAASDNNVSKVIVASSAQTIEGYPLDYQPHAYSPTRPKNMYGVSKCFAEAVASYFAYEEGLQSLAIRIGAYDDYNPYGKPLTARDMSAYLSPEDFMDLLLKSMTAKNLPPFSILHGVSNNRFKRIDIEGTRKLVGYSPSSDAFVLSGIKFFDS
- a CDS encoding LysR substrate-binding domain-containing protein; translation: MTLTKYEIFNKVAELNSFTKAAEVLGFTQSAVSHAISSLEKEFSFPLFIRNHSTLTLTKNAEELLITVRKILYYNNMLKQEVAAINGFQKGTVRVGVFSSISKNWIPGILKKMEGKFPNIEIELLEGNYAEVENWLQNGRLDCGFINNDTYFESFEKSFEIVQLKRDRLLCVVSNQSPLCKENQVSMQQIENVPFIMPTYQCYDDIQKIFRENKVSPNIRFENMNEYSVISMVENNLGISILPEMIIPTSKISFAAIPLESDSYRTIGLAIRKPTSLATKKFSEITKRWVSFESI